A region from the Azospirillaceae bacterium genome encodes:
- a CDS encoding WYL domain-containing protein: MRASRLLSLLMLLQTRGRLTAPALAEELEVTVRTVYRDIDDLSAAGVPVYGDRGRAGGFQLLDGYRTRLTGMTAQEAESLFLAGLPGPAAELGLGDTLAAAQLKLLAALPEQGRQTAARLNARIHLDPVGWFQATGKVDILPDIARAVWNEQVIRMRYERWAGVVDRVVEPLGLVLKGGVWYLVAQAESGGNSGGPRTYRISNILQHTVLDRCFTRPAGFDLPRHWQESLQSFEAGLYTGTARVRATATGLKQLRNLGPAFNERIAASVGGPDADGWYEADIPLETVDWTAQQLLGLGLTVEVLGPPDLRARMGELAAALHARYGA, from the coding sequence ATGCGCGCCAGCCGTCTTCTCTCCCTGCTCATGCTGCTTCAGACCCGGGGTCGCCTGACCGCCCCGGCCCTGGCGGAGGAGCTTGAGGTGACGGTGCGCACCGTCTATCGCGACATCGACGATTTGAGTGCCGCCGGCGTGCCTGTCTATGGCGACCGCGGCCGGGCGGGCGGTTTCCAGCTTCTGGACGGCTATCGCACCCGGCTGACCGGCATGACGGCGCAGGAGGCGGAAAGCCTGTTCCTGGCGGGCCTGCCCGGCCCGGCGGCGGAACTGGGCCTGGGCGATACCCTGGCAGCCGCACAGCTGAAGCTGCTGGCGGCACTGCCGGAACAGGGGCGGCAAACGGCGGCGCGGCTGAACGCCCGCATCCACCTGGATCCGGTGGGCTGGTTCCAGGCGACCGGCAAGGTCGACATCCTGCCCGACATCGCCCGCGCCGTATGGAACGAGCAAGTGATCCGCATGCGGTACGAACGTTGGGCCGGCGTGGTCGACCGCGTGGTGGAGCCGCTGGGCCTGGTCCTGAAAGGGGGCGTCTGGTACCTCGTGGCGCAGGCTGAGAGTGGGGGCAATTCGGGCGGCCCCCGCACCTACCGCATTTCAAACATCCTGCAGCACACGGTGCTGGACCGGTGTTTCACCCGGCCCGCCGGTTTCGACCTGCCCCGGCACTGGCAGGAATCGCTGCAGAGTTTCGAGGCGGGGCTGTACACCGGCACCGCCCGGGTGCGGGCAACGGCCACCGGCCTGAAACAGCTGCGCAATTTGGGGCCCGCCTTCAACGAACGCATCGCCGCCAGCGTGGGTGGACCCGATGCCGACGGCTGGTATGAGGCCGACATCCCGCTGGAGACCGTGGACTGGACCGCCCAGCAGCTGCTGGGCCTGGGCCTGACCGTGGAGGTGCTGGGCCCGCCGGATCTGCGCGCCCGCATGGGCGAACTGGCGGCGGCGCTGCACGCGCGCTATGGCGCGTGA
- a CDS encoding terminase family protein: MPNWKPFSVAWKRRALTRALAAVRAEIDRRAAARWAPFPGPQTLALTSDADFLYYGGAAGGGKTDLLLGAAHTRHRLSIIFRREYPQLRGVTDRAQQLFRGRGRWSKSDWTWRLNDGRVIEFGAVQHADDVHKYQGRPHDLIAFDELPHFTEAQFRFLVGWNRPGPGAAPEQRCRVIGAGNPPTDAEGAWVIRFWAPWLDPTHPNPARPGELRWFITDAQGQDREVAGPDPLTLPDGMSVTPKSRTFIPARVEDNPVMMRAGYIGTLQSLPEPLRSKMLRGDFAAGREDHPWQVIPTAWLEAAMARWQPADTATPPLVSLGVDVARGGRDRTVLSARHGAWFAALDVVPGRQTPDGAAVVGLILSRLAGQVTTDAPGGVAVQVDAIGVGASVQDLGVLHGLRMVAMNAAAASGARDRGGRLGFVNRRAEWYWGLREALEPELGADLALPPDRELLADLVAPRWKMTARGIQIEAKDDIKARIGRSPDKGDALVLAHAQPAGDGTGLLAVYAEMAACLVPAATPIGSRA, encoded by the coding sequence ATGCCCAACTGGAAGCCCTTCTCCGTCGCCTGGAAGCGGCGGGCCCTGACGCGGGCGCTGGCGGCGGTCCGGGCGGAGATTGACCGGCGCGCGGCGGCCCGCTGGGCGCCTTTTCCCGGCCCTCAGACCCTGGCGCTGACCAGCGACGCTGATTTCCTCTACTACGGCGGCGCCGCCGGCGGCGGCAAGACCGACCTGCTGCTGGGTGCGGCCCACACCCGCCACCGCCTATCCATCATTTTCCGCCGCGAATATCCCCAACTGCGGGGCGTCACCGACCGGGCGCAGCAACTGTTCCGCGGCCGGGGGCGCTGGTCCAAGTCGGACTGGACCTGGCGTTTGAACGACGGCCGGGTGATCGAATTCGGTGCCGTCCAGCATGCCGACGACGTGCACAAATACCAGGGCCGGCCCCATGACCTGATCGCCTTCGACGAACTGCCGCACTTCACCGAGGCGCAGTTCCGCTTCCTGGTGGGGTGGAACCGTCCGGGGCCCGGCGCGGCCCCGGAACAGCGCTGCCGCGTCATCGGTGCCGGCAATCCGCCGACGGATGCCGAGGGTGCCTGGGTCATCCGTTTCTGGGCGCCTTGGCTGGATCCTACCCATCCCAACCCTGCCCGGCCGGGGGAACTGCGCTGGTTCATCACCGATGCCCAGGGCCAGGACCGTGAAGTGGCGGGGCCCGATCCCCTCACCTTGCCGGACGGGATGTCCGTGACGCCCAAGTCCCGCACCTTCATCCCGGCGCGGGTGGAGGACAACCCGGTGATGATGCGCGCCGGTTACATCGGCACCCTGCAATCCCTGCCGGAACCGCTGCGTTCCAAGATGTTGCGCGGCGACTTCGCGGCCGGGCGCGAGGACCACCCCTGGCAGGTCATCCCCACCGCGTGGCTGGAGGCCGCCATGGCCCGCTGGCAACCTGCCGATACGGCCACGCCGCCGCTGGTGTCGCTGGGCGTGGACGTGGCGCGGGGCGGCCGTGACCGTACCGTGCTGTCCGCCCGCCATGGCGCCTGGTTCGCGGCCCTGGACGTGGTGCCGGGGCGGCAGACGCCCGACGGTGCCGCCGTCGTCGGCCTCATCCTGTCGCGCCTGGCGGGACAGGTGACGACCGACGCGCCCGGCGGCGTGGCGGTGCAGGTGGACGCCATCGGCGTTGGCGCCTCCGTCCAGGATCTGGGTGTGCTTCATGGCCTGCGCATGGTGGCGATGAACGCGGCGGCGGCCAGCGGCGCCCGGGACCGGGGCGGCCGCCTGGGCTTCGTCAACCGCCGCGCCGAATGGTACTGGGGCCTGCGTGAGGCGCTGGAACCTGAACTGGGCGCCGACTTGGCCCTGCCGCCGGACCGTGAGTTGCTGGCCGACCTGGTGGCGCCGCGCTGGAAGATGACGGCGCGCGGCATCCAGATCGAGGCCAAGGACGACATCAAGGCCCGCATCGGCCGCAGCCCCGACAAGGGCGACGCCCTGGTGCTGGCTCATGCCCAGCCGGCCGGCGACGGCACCGGCCTGTTGGCGGTCTACGCCGAGATGGCGGCGTGCTTGGTTCCCGCAGCCACACCCATCGGTTCCCGGGCCTGA
- a CDS encoding TonB-dependent receptor, translating to MTFLARGGAAARECARLRGVLLAGAALNVMVCGGALAQEASSAGDVETIIVSGSRPVNGNGMITLQEAPKSASTVTQKFIQDQPAAANPFQLINLAPGVNSNGRDATGTGRGAISVRGFQSNQIGLILDGVPVNDSGTFNVYPQEYIDAENLAQVYIMQGAGDADTPNVGETGGNIGMVLQRPSDDFHVMVQQALGDNDLRREFIRVDTGDLGDRTKAFISYSNASVDVWRGEGDTKRQHVDASVAHDIGDSSRIALSAFYNTAETYSYQALTKAQIAQYGYNFNFATAFAPTDPAVNGTAQNDNNSTNLNGLTLLQRSNYYKLASNPFENLVVSVKGNFALTDDIRLDVQPYLWYGFGAGGTAGYFSETSVAQLGGARDLNGDGDTKDTKLFYNPFAQQQMRPGFVTRGKWTYGNNELVMGFQYEIGKLREWKPLLQVDAYGNPVSLWPDLYNETIYRADGTVVRTQDQKTTTEIVRPFVVDTLNLFDDKLALSVGLQHSQINRSGINYLPLSLRTVGNAVAPTNPELDQGKFVPSAGAVYHIDQSNQVFLSATQTFRATDNTALYTAGVNLNTIQPESTVDVEAGYRYGGPLVIGSFTIFNTNYSNRQQSLFDATANTTVSKNIGGVIIKGAEAEIGTQPIDGFSAYLSGSYTQSHLKNDLLVGLSNGTTVALPTAGKQLTDTPEWLVSSLLRYERDNYFAQIQGKYTAHRFSTLTNDEEVPSFYTFDVAAGYTLPESLTGRFTTKLVLSVTNLFDKHYLGGINFGNAAQVYNGVAANLPTYELAPPRFTSVKMTVTY from the coding sequence ATGACATTTTTGGCACGGGGCGGCGCCGCCGCCCGTGAATGCGCACGGCTGCGCGGCGTCCTGCTGGCGGGGGCCGCCCTCAACGTCATGGTGTGCGGCGGGGCGCTGGCGCAGGAGGCGTCATCGGCCGGCGACGTTGAGACCATCATCGTCAGCGGTAGCCGGCCGGTGAACGGCAACGGCATGATCACCTTGCAGGAGGCGCCGAAATCCGCCTCCACCGTCACGCAGAAATTCATCCAGGATCAGCCGGCGGCGGCCAACCCGTTCCAGCTGATCAATCTGGCGCCGGGCGTGAACTCCAACGGCCGTGACGCCACCGGCACCGGCCGCGGCGCCATCTCCGTGCGCGGTTTCCAGTCCAACCAGATCGGCCTGATCCTGGACGGCGTGCCGGTGAACGACAGCGGCACCTTCAACGTCTATCCGCAGGAATACATCGACGCCGAGAACCTGGCCCAGGTCTACATCATGCAGGGGGCCGGCGATGCCGACACGCCCAACGTGGGTGAGACGGGCGGCAACATCGGCATGGTGCTGCAGCGTCCATCCGACGACTTCCATGTCATGGTGCAGCAGGCCCTAGGCGACAATGACTTGCGCCGCGAATTCATCCGTGTGGACACGGGCGACCTGGGTGACCGCACCAAGGCCTTCATCTCCTACTCCAACGCCTCGGTGGATGTGTGGCGCGGTGAGGGCGACACCAAGCGCCAGCACGTCGACGCCTCCGTCGCGCACGACATCGGCGACAGCAGCCGCATCGCGCTCAGTGCCTTCTACAACACCGCCGAGACCTATTCGTACCAGGCGCTGACCAAGGCGCAGATCGCCCAGTACGGCTACAACTTCAACTTCGCCACCGCTTTCGCCCCCACCGACCCGGCGGTGAACGGCACGGCGCAGAACGACAACAACAGCACCAACCTGAACGGCCTGACGCTGCTGCAACGCTCCAACTATTATAAACTGGCCAGCAATCCGTTTGAGAACCTGGTGGTGTCGGTGAAGGGCAACTTCGCCCTGACGGACGACATCCGCCTCGATGTCCAGCCCTACCTCTGGTACGGCTTCGGTGCTGGCGGCACGGCGGGTTATTTCTCCGAGACCAGCGTGGCCCAGCTGGGCGGTGCTCGCGACCTGAACGGCGACGGCGACACCAAGGACACCAAGCTGTTCTACAACCCCTTTGCCCAGCAGCAGATGCGTCCCGGCTTCGTCACGCGCGGCAAGTGGACCTATGGCAACAATGAACTGGTGATGGGTTTCCAGTACGAAATCGGCAAGCTGCGCGAATGGAAACCGCTGCTGCAGGTCGATGCCTATGGCAACCCCGTCAGCCTGTGGCCCGACCTTTATAACGAGACCATCTACCGCGCCGACGGCACCGTGGTGCGTACCCAGGACCAGAAGACCACGACCGAGATCGTGCGGCCCTTCGTGGTCGATACCCTGAACCTGTTCGACGACAAGCTGGCGCTCAGCGTCGGCCTGCAGCATTCGCAGATCAACCGTAGCGGCATCAACTACCTGCCGCTCAGCCTGCGCACGGTGGGCAACGCCGTGGCGCCGACCAACCCGGAACTGGACCAGGGCAAGTTCGTGCCCAGCGCCGGCGCCGTCTATCATATCGACCAGAGCAACCAGGTCTTCCTGTCGGCGACGCAGACCTTCCGCGCCACCGACAACACCGCCCTCTACACGGCGGGCGTGAACCTGAACACCATCCAGCCGGAATCGACGGTGGATGTGGAGGCCGGCTACCGCTATGGCGGGCCGCTGGTCATCGGTTCCTTCACCATCTTCAACACCAACTATTCCAACCGCCAGCAGTCGCTGTTCGACGCCACCGCCAACACCACGGTGTCCAAGAACATCGGTGGCGTCATCATCAAGGGGGCGGAGGCCGAGATCGGGACCCAGCCCATTGATGGCTTCTCCGCCTACCTCTCCGGCTCTTACACCCAAAGCCATCTGAAGAACGATTTGCTGGTGGGGCTCAGTAATGGCACGACGGTGGCCCTGCCCACGGCGGGCAAGCAGCTGACCGACACGCCGGAATGGCTGGTGTCGTCCCTGCTACGGTATGAGCGGGACAATTATTTCGCCCAGATCCAGGGCAAGTACACCGCCCACCGCTTCAGCACCCTGACGAATGATGAGGAGGTGCCGTCCTTCTACACCTTCGACGTTGCGGCCGGGTACACGCTGCCGGAGTCGCTGACCGGCAGGTTCACCACCAAGCTGGTGCTGTCCGTCACCAACCTGTTCGACAAGCATTACCTTGGCGGCATCAATTTCGGGAACGCCGCCCAGGTTTACAACGGCGTTGCCGCCAACCTGCCCACCTATGAATTGGCGCCGCCGCGCTTCACCTCGGTGAAGATGACGGTGACCTACTAA
- a CDS encoding glucosaminidase domain-containing protein, translated as MTASPVPENFPAGSPVLDTFACAAAWRDRQRRGLSLQPAITAEGLILGAGTLLAKHTAAAWAPSALEADAECLLALLAIAYRRPFEGVEASRVLVKVHAAGRALAAGEPVRAAIHLAHAGLGPLPDANAALCLFLAETLLDEGMAPDALMKLATSKDETIFVKSNPNHRPAGPGGGQFYSPTDGGGQADQSEKKRDSNMSAEDPVTQKKRQFVQRNIAIAREVAGKLNVPVENILGVAAIESGWGGKNEDARFTREGNNYFVQHAHSKYENGTMFNHAGNVEMSTFATPEDSFRSFAESEKNLIGGVRDPEKFAQRLQNSKRFGIYENGEPVPNYVGDVAGTAKKLRAFITEKMGG; from the coding sequence ATGACCGCGTCACCTGTTCCTGAAAACTTTCCCGCCGGTAGTCCTGTCCTTGATACTTTTGCCTGCGCTGCCGCTTGGCGGGATCGCCAACGCCGCGGCCTGAGTCTGCAGCCGGCCATCACGGCGGAAGGTTTGATCCTGGGCGCCGGTACCCTGTTGGCCAAGCACACGGCGGCGGCTTGGGCGCCATCGGCACTGGAGGCTGACGCTGAATGTCTGTTGGCCCTCCTGGCCATTGCCTATCGCCGGCCTTTCGAGGGTGTGGAGGCCAGTCGTGTTCTGGTCAAGGTTCACGCCGCCGGCCGCGCCTTGGCGGCGGGCGAGCCGGTTCGGGCCGCCATTCACCTTGCCCACGCCGGCTTGGGGCCCCTGCCGGACGCGAATGCCGCCCTTTGCCTGTTCCTGGCGGAAACGCTGCTGGATGAAGGTATGGCGCCAGATGCGCTCATGAAACTCGCGACGTCTAAAGACGAAACGATATTTGTGAAGTCCAATCCGAATCACCGGCCTGCTGGCCCTGGGGGTGGGCAATTCTACTCGCCTACGGATGGCGGCGGCCAAGCTGATCAGTCCGAGAAGAAGCGTGATAGTAATATGTCAGCCGAGGATCCGGTCACGCAAAAGAAGCGGCAATTCGTCCAGCGCAACATAGCGATTGCCCGTGAGGTCGCCGGCAAGCTCAACGTGCCCGTGGAAAACATTCTGGGGGTGGCCGCCATAGAATCAGGCTGGGGCGGGAAAAATGAAGACGCCAGATTTACCAGAGAGGGGAATAATTACTTTGTCCAGCATGCTCATTCAAAATACGAAAATGGAACGATGTTCAACCATGCTGGAAATGTTGAGATGTCCACGTTCGCTACGCCGGAGGACTCCTTCCGTTCATTTGCGGAAAGCGAGAAAAATCTAATCGGTGGCGTTAGGGATCCGGAAAAATTCGCGCAAAGGCTGCAGAATTCCAAGAGGTTTGGTATCTATGAGAATGGCGAGCCGGTACCCAACTACGTTGGTGACGTGGCTGGCACCGCGAAGAAATTGCGAGCATTTATTACTGAGAAAATGGGAGGTTAA
- a CDS encoding helix-turn-helix domain containing protein, whose translation MVISDERRAEVVDLAGKGVPRGVIARMLGISPRSLRRYFGRELEMGAARAHARIVETLYAKALEGHAPSLIFWCRVRLGWGVRAGDAAQAEDDGGPLEGEGDGYAPSPRAAGGGPIDPTDLARLTDAQLEALLRRLEAAGPDAGAGGGPGGD comes from the coding sequence GTGGTGATCAGCGATGAGCGCCGGGCGGAGGTGGTGGACCTGGCCGGCAAGGGCGTCCCCCGGGGCGTCATCGCCCGGATGCTAGGTATCAGCCCCCGCTCGTTGCGTCGCTATTTCGGGCGGGAACTGGAAATGGGTGCCGCCCGCGCCCACGCCCGGATTGTGGAGACGCTGTACGCCAAGGCGTTGGAAGGCCACGCCCCGTCACTGATCTTCTGGTGCCGGGTGCGCCTGGGCTGGGGTGTCAGGGCGGGTGACGCCGCCCAGGCCGAGGATGACGGCGGCCCGCTGGAAGGGGAGGGGGACGGTTACGCCCCATCGCCCCGCGCCGCCGGCGGCGGCCCTATCGACCCCACGGACTTGGCGAGGCTGACCGATGCCCAACTGGAAGCCCTTCTCCGTCGCCTGGAAGCGGCGGGCCCTGACGCGGGCGCTGGCGGCGGTCCGGGCGGAGATTGA
- a CDS encoding helix-turn-helix transcriptional regulator yields MNTAAKATPIETPPSPLAERLGLRLVALNLGYAEFERRAGLNEGTIKGIMYGKSASPRADTIYKIARGLGCRIEDLIGESRLSDDSAAAPTGLAAPPTPPYAAPPTDTEPPRLPEHAVLDAVLDKVRAAYYRGELDLAAQLIRLFQLDLEKLKIEREISQR; encoded by the coding sequence ATGAATACCGCAGCCAAAGCCACCCCCATTGAAACCCCGCCCAGCCCGCTGGCTGAACGGCTGGGCTTGCGTCTGGTGGCGCTGAACCTGGGGTATGCGGAGTTTGAGCGGCGGGCGGGCCTGAACGAAGGCACCATCAAGGGCATCATGTACGGCAAGTCCGCGTCCCCGCGGGCGGACACCATCTATAAGATCGCCCGGGGCCTGGGATGCCGAATCGAGGACCTGATCGGCGAAAGCCGGCTGTCCGACGACTCGGCGGCGGCGCCCACAGGCCTGGCAGCCCCCCCAACCCCGCCTTACGCTGCCCCGCCGACCGATACCGAACCGCCACGGCTGCCGGAACATGCAGTCCTGGATGCCGTGCTGGACAAGGTGCGCGCGGCCTACTACCGCGGCGAACTGGACCTGGCGGCCCAATTGATCCGCCTGTTCCAGCTGGACCTGGAAAAGCTGAAGATCGAGCGGGAGATCAGCCAGCGCTGA